Genomic window (Arcobacter aquimarinus):
AGTGTTTAACAGCTAAATTAGAAAAAGTTGTTATCTCTGTTGGTGCTGGTGAAGCGATGAAAGATTCTAAATTAATCCAAAATATTGAAGATACAATCTCTTTAATAGCTGGTCAAAAAGCTGTAAAAGTTATTGCTAAAAAATCAGTAGCTGGATTTAAAGTTAGAGAAGGTATGCCTGTTGGTGTAAAAGTTACGTTAAGAGGTGAGCAAATGTATCATTTCTTAGATAAATTATGTAACGTTGCATTACCAAGAGTAAAAGACTTTAGAGGTCTTAACAAAAATGGATTTGATGGAAGAGGAAACTTCAACTTTGGTTTAGATGAGCAATTAATGTTCCCAGAAGTTGTATATGATAACATCATCAAAACACATGGTATGAATATTTCAATTACTACTAGCTCAACTAACGATGCTGAAGCATATAGATTATTAGAATTAGTAGGAATTCCATTTACAAAAGGAAGAGCGTAATGGCAAAGAAATCTATGATCGCTAAACAACAAAGAACACCTAAGTTTGCTGTAAGAGCATACACAAGATGTTCTGTTTGTGGAAGACCTCACTCTGTTTACAGAGACTTTGGTTTATGTAGA
Coding sequences:
- a CDS encoding type Z 30S ribosomal protein S14, with protein sequence MAKKSMIAKQQRTPKFAVRAYTRCSVCGRPHSVYRDFGLCRVCLRKMANEGLLPGVRKASW
- the rplE gene encoding 50S ribosomal protein L5, whose product is MASRLFDRYKSEIKPVLEAEFPKNKCLTAKLEKVVISVGAGEAMKDSKLIQNIEDTISLIAGQKAVKVIAKKSVAGFKVREGMPVGVKVTLRGEQMYHFLDKLCNVALPRVKDFRGLNKNGFDGRGNFNFGLDEQLMFPEVVYDNIIKTHGMNISITTSSTNDAEAYRLLELVGIPFTKGRA